A stretch of the Aspergillus puulaauensis MK2 DNA, chromosome 6, nearly complete sequence genome encodes the following:
- a CDS encoding putative ABC multidrug transporter (COG:Q;~EggNog:ENOG410PG6M;~InterPro:IPR043926,IPR027417,IPR003593,IPR010929, IPR017871,IPR029481,IPR003439,IPR013525,IPR034003;~PFAM:PF01061,PF00005,PF06422,PF14510;~TransMembrane:12 (i500-523o535-556i568-589o609-632i644-666o749-769i1172-1191o1203-1226i1247-1272o1292-1313i1320-1340o1448-1466i);~go_component: GO:0016020 - membrane [Evidence IEA];~go_component: GO:0016021 - integral component of membrane [Evidence IEA];~go_function: GO:0005524 - ATP binding [Evidence IEA];~go_function: GO:0016887 - ATPase activity [Evidence IEA];~go_function: GO:0042626 - ATPase-coupled transmembrane transporter activity [Evidence IEA];~go_process: GO:0055085 - transmembrane transport [Evidence IEA]) has translation MTLNMDSTSTADRAVSSGSRTRANSCDSDSEGMATLAETDDQVQGDREVADLARSLSVRSKQSHHQSPFATGKDAALDPQNPKFNARAWAKAFYDVRYSSNDAPLLRVTGFAVKDLNVVGYGSPVDYQMSVGNAFLRLPTLARQWLGGKKQRIDILQGVDALLLPGEQLCVLGPPGSGCSTLLKTIAQETHGFEVDPSSYINYQGISPKQMAAHFRGEAIYTAEVDAHYPQLAVGDTLYFAALSRTPRQIPGGMSRQEYASHLRDVIMSTFGIGHTINTKVGNDFVRGVSGGERKRVTIAEAALSYAPLQCWDNSTRGLDSANAVEFCRTLRTQGDVFGATSCVAIYQAPQAAYEIFDKVTVFYEGKQIYFGPAQAAKEYFIQLGFICPEAQTTPDFLTSMSSPIERIIRPGFENLVPRTSDDFAKRWKESAERQALLHEIELYNTEHPFNAGDLDTFASSRQAEKSKKQRAKSPYTLSYWGQIRLCLWRDFQRLKNDPSVTLAMLIGNFFEALIIASVFYNLPGDTSSFFSRGALLFMMVLLNAFSSMLEILSLYEKRTIVEKHNRYALYHPSAEAISSMIMDMPYKITNSLLTNLALYFMGNLRREPGAFFFMFLVSFSMMMGMSMFFRFFASLTKSIEQALAPSSIILMGLVLYTGFAIPVNYMRGWASWIRWLNPVSYGFEAVMVNEFHGRPFPCVSFVPSGPGYENVSLQEKVCSTVGAMPGSDVVQGTDFVRSSYGYENSHRWRNFGIIVALAVFLAVCHLIASEIVSSQRSKGEVLVFRRGKAQKARTKRQQGDEEQVAPAVQNEKDTGAEAGTVAGVEKQSSIFHWEDVTYDIKIKGEPRRILDHVDGWIRPGTLTALMGVSGAGKTTLLDVLASRTTVGVVGGNMLVDGRPRDESFQRKTGYVQQQDLHLHTSTVREALEFSAILRQPPQYSRAEKLAYVETVIDLLNMREYADAIVGVPGEGLNVEQRKRLTIGVELAARPKLLLFLDEPTSGLDSQTSWSICNLMETLTKNGQAILCTIHQPSAMLFQRFDRLLLLAKGGKTVYFGEVGQGAGTLMDYFVRNGGSACPEGANPAEHMLEVIGAAPGAQTDIDWPAVWRSSAEYQEVQSELAKLRELANKPSPISDPNDKSSYAEFAAPFSEQLVQVGRRVFQQYWRSPSYIYSKALLTVGCALFIGFSFFKADNTRQGLQNQMFGIFVFLFVVVQLILQIVPSFVTQRMLYESRERQSKTYAWQAFILSNIAVEFVWNTVMAVFCFLVWFYPVGLYQNAQYTDTVHYRSTLTMLIIWAAFLFASSFAHMLIAGMDSAEIASALSNILFIMMYAFCGILAGPDALPRFWIFMYRVNPMTYLVSSLLSATLGNAPMHCADNEVLSFSTPSGMTCGEYMEGYKVANGGYVLNPDALGGEACNFCALEHTNDFLSGVSIEFGNRWRDFGLLWVYIAFNTVAAIAFYKLFRVPRAKKAE, from the exons CGACTACCAGATGAGTGTTGGAAACGCATTTCTAAGGCTCCCAACCCTCGCCCGACAATGGCTCGGTGGGAAAAAGCAGCGAATTGACATTCTTCAGGGAGTCGATGCGCTGCTGCTCCCGGGCGAGCAACTATGTGTTTTGGGACCGCCCGGTTCTGGCTGCTCAACCCTGCTGAAGACGATTGCGCAGGAAACCCATGGCTTCGAAGTAGACCCGTCATCGTACATCAACTACCAGGGAATCAGTCCAAAGCAGATGGCCGCGCACTTTCGCGGCGAGGCCATCTACACTGCGGAGGTGGACGCTCACTACCCCCAGCTGGCCGTCGGAGACACCCTCTATTTTGCAGCTCTCTCGCGCACGCCTCGCCAGATCCCCGGGGGCATGAGTCGACAGGAATATGCCTCGCATCTACGGGACGTCATCATGTCTACATTTGGCATCGGCCACACGATCAACACTAAGGTGGGAAATGACTTCGTCCGGGGCGTCAGCggaggagagaggaagcGAGTCACGATTGCAGAGGCGGCCCTCAGCTACGCCCCATTGCAGTGCTGGGATAACAGTACTCGAGGTCTTGACAGTGCAAACGCGGTTGAGTTCTGCAGGACCCTGCGGACTCAAGGCGATGTCTTCGGCGCGACTTCGTGTGTCGCTATCTATCAAGCCCCCCAGGCTGCCTATGAA ATATTCGATAAAGTCACGGTCTTTTATGAAGGCAAGCAGATTTATTTTGGCCCGGCGCAGGCAGCCAAGGAGTACTTCATACAACTGGGATTTATATGCCCCGAGGCCCAAACCACTCCAGACTTCCTCACCTCCATGTCAAGCCCTATAGAACGAATTATCAGACCGGGCTTTGAGAATCTGGTGCCCAGGACATCTGACGACTTTGCGAAACGATGGAAGGAAAGTGCTGAGCGCCAGGCACTGCTGCACGAAATCGAGCTGTACAACACCGAACACCCCTTTAATGCAGGCGATCTTGATACCTTCGCTTCATCCCGACAAGCTGAGAAGTCAAAGAAACAGCGAGCAAAATCCCCATATACCCTGTCATATTGGGGACAGATCCGCCTCTGCCTATGGAGGGACTTCCAGCGGCTGAAGAACGACCCCAGCGTAACGTTGGCCATGCTGATTGGGAACTTCTTCGAGGCCCTGATTATCGCAAGCGTCTTCTATAACCTCCCCGGGGACACCTCGTCGTTCTTCTCTCGTGGCGCCCTGCTGTTCATGATGGTGCTTTTAAATGCCTTCTCTAGCATGCTCGAGATCCTCTCGCTGTACGAGAAACGAACAATCGTCGAAAAGCACAACCGGTATGCCCTCTACCATCCGAGCGCCGAGGCCATCTCGTCCATGATTATGGACATGCCATACAAGATCACAAACTCCCTGCTCACCAACCTGGCTCTCTACTTTATGGGCAATCTCCGGCGCGAGCCAGGCGCATTCTTCTTTATGTTCCTGGTGTCCTTTTCAATGATGATGGGCATGTCCATgttcttccgcttctttGCCTCTTTGACAAAGTCCATTGAGCAGGCACTAGCTCCCTCCTCGATCATCCTGATGGGGCTGGTGCTATACACAGGATTTGCCATCCCGGTCAACTACATGCGAGGCTGGGCCTCATGGATCCGATGGCTGAATCCGGTATCATACGGGTTTGAAGCGGTTATGGTGAATGAATTCCACGGTCGTCCGTTTCCCTGCGTTTCGTTTGTCCCCTCGGGTCCTGGCTACGAGAATGTGTCTCTCCAGGAGAAGGTCTGTTCGACGGTGGGTGCGATGCCAGGGTCGGATGTCGTTCAGGGCACCGACTTTGTGCGGTCTTCGTATGGGTACGAGAACAGCCATCGCTGGCGCAACTTTGGAATCATCGTGGCTCTCGCTGTCTTCCTGGCGGTTTGTCACTTGATCGCGTCCGAAATAGTATCATCTCAACGCTCCAAGGGTGAAGTGCTCGTCTTCCGCCGTGGAAAGGCCCAGAAGGCCCGGACGAAGCGGCAGCAAGGCGACGAAGAGCAGGTGGCACCGGCTGTCCAGAATGAAAAGGACACCGGTGCGGAAGCAGGTACGGTAGCTGGTGTTGAGAAGCAATCTTCAATCTTCCATTGGGAAGACGTGACCTATGATATCAAAATTAAAGGCGAACCAAGGCGTATCCTCGACCATGTTGATGGTTGGATTCGGCCGGGGACCCTGACAGCTCTGATG GGCGTTTCCGGCGCTGGAAAGACGACTCTGCTAGACGTCCTGGCGAGTCGCACGAcagttggtgttgttggaggcAACATGCTCGTTGATGGAAGACCGCGCGATGAGTCCTTCCAGCGGAAAACAGGCTATGTCCAGCAACAAgacctccacctccataCCTCAACCGTACGTGAGGCGCTGGAGTTCAGTGCCATTCTCCGACAGCCTCCGCAGTACAGCCGTGCTGAGAAACTGGCCTATGTCGAGACCGTCATTGACCTGTTGAACATGCGAGAGTACGCCGATGCGATAGTCGGCGTCCCTGGCGAGGGTCTCAATGTCGAGCAGCGAAAGCGATTGACAATTGGTGTTGAACTGGCAGCTCGACCAAAGTTGTTGCTATTCCTTGATGAACCTACTTCTGGTCTCGACAGTCAAACTTCATGGTCAATCTGCAATCTCATGGAGACCCTGACCAAGAACGGACAGGCAATTCTCTGCACCATCCATCAGCCGTCTGCAATGTTATTCCAACGCTTTGAtagactgctgctgctcgcaAAGGGTGGAAAAACCGTGTATTTTGGAGAGGTTGGTCAAGGAGCAGGGACGCTAATGGATTACTTTGTCCGCAATGGTGGCTCTGCCTGTCCCGAAGGCGCGAACCCTGCAGAGCACATGCTGGAGGTGATAGGCGCTGCACCAGGAGCACAGACGGACATTGACTGGCCAGCTGTATGGAGGAGCAGCGCTGAGTATCAAGAGGTGCAGAGCGAACTTGCGAAGCTAAGAGAGCTGGCCAACAAGCCTTCACCGATCTCGGACCCAAACGACAAGTCTAGCTATGCTGAATTCGCAGCGCCCTTTTCTGAGCAACTCGTCCAGGTTGGACGTCGTGTGTTCCAGCAGTACTGGCGGAGTCCATCCTACATTTATTCAAAGGCCTTGCTGACGGTTGGCTGT GCGCTCTTCATTggattctccttcttcaaagCAGACAATACTCGACAGGGCCTCCAGAACCAGATGTTTGGCATCTTTGTATTCCTCTTCGTGGTTGTCCAGCTCATCCTGCAAATTGTCCCATCGTTCGTTACGCAGCGAATGCTCTACGAATCGCGCGAGCGGCAGTCGAAGACTTACGCATGGCAAGCATTCATTCTCTCCAACATTGCCGTCGAGTTTGTTTGGAACACG GTAATGGcggtcttctgcttcctaGTTTGGTTCTATCCCGTAGGCCTGTACCAGAACGCACAGTATACAGACACAGTGCATTACCGGAGCACTTTAACAATGCTCATCATCTGGGCGGCCTTCCTTTTTGCCAGTTCATTCGCCCACATGTTGATCGCCGGCATGGATAGTGCAGAGATCGCATCAGCCTTGTCGAATATCCTGTTTATTATGATGTACGCTTTCTGCGGCATTCTCGCCGGCCCAGATGCCCTCCCAAgattctggatcttcatgtACCGGGTCAACCCAATGACTTATCTGGTATCGTCCTTGCTGTCCGCGACTCTCGGGAATGCTCCCATGCATTGTGCCGATAACGAGGTTTTGTCTTTCTCGACCCCGTCTGGAATGACCTGTGGCGAGTACATGGAAGGCTACAAAGTCGCCAACGGGGGGTATGTGCTCAATCCAGATGCTCTGGGCGGCGAAGCATGCAACTTCTGTGCTCTGGAGCATACCAACGACTTCCTCAGCGGCGTCAGCATTGAATTCGGCAACCGGTGGCGCGATTTCGGGCTCCTGTGGGTATATATCGCCTTCAACACCGTTGCGGCCATTGCTTTCTACAAGCTTTTCCGGGTGCccagggcgaagaaggcagagTAG
- the fkbp3 gene encoding peptidylprolyl isomerase family protein FPR2 (COG:O;~EggNog:ENOG410PQY3;~InterPro:IPR001179;~PFAM:PF00254;~SECRETED:SignalP(1-20);~go_function: GO:0003755 - peptidyl-prolyl cis-trans isomerase activity [Evidence IEA]): protein MRIPALTTIVALALAGFTHAADLGIETTHAVECNRKTVKGDNVKMHYRGKLASDGSEFDASYNRGTPLGFKLGSGRVIKGWDQGLLDMCVGEKRQLTIPPEYGYGERGIGPIPPSSTLIFDTELVEIEGVPKDEL, encoded by the exons ATGCGCATCCCAGCCCTCACTACGATCGttgccctcgccctcgcggGCTTCACTCATGCCGCCGACCTCGGCATTGAAACCACCCACGCCGTCGAGTGCAACCGCAAGACCGTGAAAGGCGACAACGTCAAGATGCACTACAGGGGCAAACTCGCCTCTGACGGATCCGAATTCGACGCGAGCTACAACAGGGGTACACCATTGGGCTTCAAGCTTGGCTCTGGGAGAGTCATTAAGGG ATGGGACCAGGGTCTCCTGGATATGTGCGTTGGCGAGAAGAGGCAGCTGACGATTCCTCCTGAGTATGGATACGGCGAGAGAGGCATTGGACCCATTCCGCCGAGTTCGACGTTGATCTTCGACACTGAGttggttgagattgagggcGTTCCCAAGGACGAACTCTGA
- a CDS encoding uncharacterized protein (COG:G;~EggNog:ENOG410PJQX;~InterPro:IPR020846,IPR011701,IPR036259;~PFAM:PF07690;~TransMembrane:10 (i125-143o149-172i184-207o219-239i298-315o335-355i362-382o394-413i425-445o457-476i);~go_function: GO:0022857 - transmembrane transporter activity [Evidence IEA];~go_process: GO:0055085 - transmembrane transport [Evidence IEA]): MASMKEPKLDVDVVDSEKSGISIADSYHNGLDVASSTISKDWDDKEEKRLKFKVDTILLPILGLAFFALQIDRGNISAALTSTITEDLSITTNQINVGTQLLSAGIVISEIPSNVILQRVGPQRWLSAQLFAWGLVATFQAFVQSYPAYLVTRFLLGLLEGGFIPGALYYLSTWYKREESSLRITLFFFGQMFSGATSSLISAGLLTLSGKGGLAGWRWIFLIEGVITLGIGVIFILLVPPKAGDGRPLVSAGRWSYFTPRESHIAIQRVLLDDPSKNAGHIKITARDIWNTVRQPRIIQHFFITLVAMSGFQGLTQYTPSMIKSFGFSAVRANALASVPVYCGMFWILILSYLSDKLGHRGPFVLIAITWNVIAYACLRVTPATSDRWHRYGVIAVANVSYASMHVLNIGWLSVYCKSPQERSVAMALVIMAANCAGISGSQIFRTSDKPLYHHGLTAICALAAASWVLALALNLQSYFWHQRGKTKVSSGQV, translated from the exons ATGGCTTCAATGAAGGAGCCCAAGTTGGACGTCGACGTTGTCGACAGCGAGAAGAGTGGTATTTCCATAGCAGATAGCTACCACAATGGCTTGGATGTCGCGTCCAGTACCATTTCAAAGGACTGGGATgacaaggaggagaagaggctCAAGTTCAA AGTCGACACGATCCTCTTGCCCATCCTGGGCCTCGCCTTCTTTGCTCTCCAAATCGACAGAGGAAACATCAGCGCTGCCCTCACATCAACCATCACCGAGGACCTCAGCATTACCACAAACCAAATCAATGTCGGCACCCAATTGCTGTCGGCCGGCATAGTCATCAGTGAGATTCCATCTAACGTGATCCTACAGCGCGTTGGTCCGCAGAGATGGCTGTCAGCACAGCTCTTTGCCTGGGGCTTGGTGGCCACATTCCAAGCATTCGTCCAGTCCTATCCGGCATATCTGGTGACAAGATTTCTGCTTGGTCTCCTGGAAGGCGGTTTTATCCCGGGTGCGCTCTACTACCTGTCAACATGGTACAAGAGGGAAGAGAGCAGTCTTCGAATCAccctcttctttttcggGCAGATGTTTTCAGGCGCAACGTCCAGTCTGATCTCAGCTGGGCTCCTGACACTGTCTGGTAAAGGCGGTCTCGctggctggaggtggattttCCTCA TTGAAGGAGTTATTACGCTCGGTATTGGAgttatcttcatcctcttgGTGCCGCCCAAGGCCGGTGACGGACGACCGCTCGTCAGCGCTGGTCGCTGGAGTTACTTCACTCCTCGCGAGTCTCATATCGCTATCCAGCGCGTCCTTCTCGATGATCCAAGCAAAAATGCTGGCCATATCAAGATTACTGCGCGCGATATCTGGAATACCGTGCGACAGCCACGGATCATCCAACACTTTTTCATCACCCTGGTTGCTATGTCTGGGTTCCAGGGGTTGACACAGTACACTCCAAGCATGATCAAGTCATTCGGTTTCAGCGCAGTGCGAGCGAATGCTTTGGCATCGGTGCCGGTGTACTGTGGCATGTTCTGGATTCTGATACTGTCGTATCTCAG CGATAAACTTGGCCACCGAGGTCCCTTCGTCCTCATTGCCATTACATGGAATGTCATCGCATATGCCTGCCTGCGAGTCACACCGGCCACTTCAGACCGGTGGCATCGGTACGGAGTCATTGCAGTCGCCAATGTTTCCTACGCTAGTATGCA CGTTCTAAATATCGGCTGGCTGTCGGTATACTGCAAATCGCCGCAAGAACGGAGCGTCGCCATGGC ACTTGTCATTATGGCCGCAAACTGCGCGGGAATTTCTGGGTCGCAAATCTTCCGAACCAGCGATAAACCTCTGTATCATCATGGCTTGACGGCCATCTGTGCTTTGGCCGCGGCATCGTGGGTGCTGGCTCTCGCATTGAATCTGCAGTCCTATTTCTGGCATCAGCGGGGGAAAACAAAGGTTTCGTCAGGCCAAGTCTGA
- a CDS encoding sulfatase family protein (COG:G;~EggNog:ENOG410PMGT;~InterPro:IPR012083,IPR017850,IPR000917,IPR024607;~PFAM:PF00884;~SECRETED:SignalP(1-19);~go_function: GO:0003824 - catalytic activity [Evidence IEA];~go_function: GO:0004065 - arylsulfatase activity [Evidence IEA];~go_function: GO:0008484 - sulfuric ester hydrolase activity [Evidence IEA];~go_process: GO:0018958 - phenol-containing compound metabolic process [Evidence IEA]): MKLVSHTLCILSLLAAARATGLFPELQQILRPGPTQAAPNFIFIITDDQDLQLDSVDYMPSTLKHLKQKGTFFRNHFVTTSLCCPSRVSLWTGQQAHNTNVTDVSPPYGGYPKFVDRGFNDDFLPVWLQGAGYDTYYTGKLFNAHTVDNYHSPFVNGFNGSDFLLDPFTYSYLNSTYQRNRDAPVSYEGHHTIDVITEKALGFLDDGLNGDRPFFLTVAPIAPHSNVDVGRFREEAPTVMTEPIPLDRHKSLFRDVKIPRTENFNPDQPSGVNWIKTLPKQDPAAIEYHDHFYRQRLRALQGVDELVDALVTRLEASSQLDNTYIIYTSDNGYHIGQHRLPPGKTCGFEEDIRVPFFIRGPGVPSNKIENAVTTHIDLAPTIFDLARIPLREDFDGTPIPLPGASDTVHPRHEHVTVEYWGQAYLEGEKGALSNPEKVPVFANNTYKSVRIIGEEYNLYYSVWCSNEHELYDLTTDPHQLNNLHTRESGRDSDVRILGRSLSQVITRLDSILLVLKSCKGTTCIKPWNVLHPGGNVQNLQDALNPLYDAFYTSQASVSFDRCEHAYIPELEGPQKALPFSRYGLNWDVWT; this comes from the exons ATGAAATTGGTTTCTCATACATTATGCATCTTATCATTACTTGCAGCAGCGCGTGCGACCGGCCTTTTCCCTGAGCTGCAGCAAATTCTGAGGCCAGGCCCAACACAAGCAGCGCccaacttcatcttcatcatcaccgacGACCAGGACCTGCAGCTCGACTCAGTCGACTACATGCCATCAACCTTAAAGCATCTCAAGCAAAAAGGCACCTTCTTCCGCAACCACTTTGTCACCACCTCTCTCTGCTGCCCGTCGCGCGTCAGCCTGTGGACCGGCCAGCAAGCCCATAACACGAACGTCACCGACGTCTCTCCACCATACG GGGGCTATCCCAAGTTCGTTGACCGCGGCTTCAACGACGACTTCCTGCCGGTTTGGCTGCAGGGCGCGGGGTACGACACGTACTATACTGGCAAGCTGTTCAACGCCCACACGGTCGATAACTATCACAGCCCTTTTGTTAACGGCTTCAATGGCTCCGACTTCTTGTTGGACCCCTTCACCTACTCGTATCTAAATAGTACCTACCAGCGCAATCGCGACGCCCCCGTCAGCTACGAGGGCCACCACACCATCGATGTCATCACCGAGAAGGCGCTGGGGTTTCTGGACGATGGCCTTAATGGCGACAGGCCCTTCTTTCTCACTGTTGCTCCGATCGCGCCTCATTCCAATGTCGATGTGGGCAGATTCCGAGAAGAAGCTCCTACGGTGATGACCGAGCCCATCCCTCTGGATCGTCACAAGTCATTGTTCAGGGATGTGAAGATCCCTCGCACCGAGAATTTCAATCCAGACCAG CCGAGTGGAGTCAACTGGATCAAGACCCTCCCCAAGCAGGACCCAGCGGCCATCGAATACCACGATCATTTCTACCGCCAGCGACTGCGTGCTCTGCAAGGCGTGGACGAGCTTGTTGACGCGCTGGTTACGCGTCTTGAggccagcagccagctcGACAATACGTACATCATCTACACCTCCGACAACGGCTACCATATCGGCCAGCATCGCTTGCCGCCGGGAAAAACCTGCGGGTTTGAAGAAGATATCCGCGTGCCTTTCTTCATCCGCGGCCCTGGTGTACCGAGCAATAAGATTGAAAATGCAGTTACTACACACATCGATTTAGCGCCCACCATCTTCGACCTTGCGCGAATCCCACTTCGAGAGGACTTCGACGGGACGCCGATTCCGCTGCCTGGTGCGTCGGATACCGTCCACCCACGCCATGAGCATGTTACTGTTGAGTACTGGGGACAAGCTTATCTagagggggagaagggcgCCTTAA GCAATCCTGAGAAAGTGCCGGTTTTCGCGAACAACACCTACAAATCCGTTAGAATCATCGGCGAGGAGTATAACCTTTACTACTCCGTATGGTGCTCCAACGAGCACGAACTTTACGACTTGACG ACCGATCCGCACCAGTTAAACAACCTCCACACGAGGGAATCTGGGCGCGATAGCGATGTCAGAATCCTGGGGCGTAGTCTCTCTCAGGTAATCACCAGACTagactccatcctcctcgtcctcaaatCCTGCAAAGGCACCACCTGCATAAAACCATGGAATGTCCTACACCCAGGTGGCAATGTGCAGAACTTGCAGGATGCGCTGAATCCGCTGTATGATGCGTTCTACACTAGCCAGGCCAGCGTCTCGTTTGATCGCTGTGAGCATGCATACATTCCCGAGCTAGAGGGGCCGCAGAAGGCGCTGCCATTTTCGAGATACGGGTTGAACTGGGACGTCTGGACGTGA
- a CDS encoding uncharacterized protein (COG:G;~EggNog:ENOG410PGZK;~InterPro:IPR020846,IPR011701,IPR036259;~PFAM:PF07690;~TransMembrane:13 (o43-63i84-103o115-133i145-166o203-223i243-262o268-292i313-338o350-371i380-397o409-433i445-464o517-535i);~go_function: GO:0022857 - transmembrane transporter activity [Evidence IEA];~go_process: GO:0055085 - transmembrane transport [Evidence IEA]) gives MAAPDETTPLIPDTTKQPASSHAVVDEENDAVPPSPSKPPVEASISVGSIIAVLLLGEFISNADSTLIMTATARISSEFNRLQGAAWLSTGYTLGVCVAQPMYGKLSDVYGRKPLLLWSYFFLALGCVVCGLATDMWVVILGRALSGIGGAGVMTMSSIIITDIVAKREVAKWRSFVNVSMTLGRSIGGPVGGVLTDTIGWRWAFLLQAPLLGLAAILVIIQLKLTPPASSNAPSNASRIGRIDFRGAFLLATSIAAIILLLDQGGKSFAWASLPTAVLSSCAALTLALFIYTELHVAVEPIFNIHILRRPNVAASYLVSSLQVAAQVGMMFTVPLYFQVTARASSTVAGAHLIPAVAGNTIGGLASGMFIRRTGNYKPVLVAAGLIACISYVLQVTRWNGHTGFWESLYIVFGGVGSGSASSAAFVSMTAFLEPEEIAMATGGYLLLLSFSITAGITSNYTLLGTVFRRQLQSQLHGPGARKIIRRALSSIEYIAGLTGTLRETVVGSYVAGLKHAYIFSFVCSLLASVTALTARNHRL, from the exons ATGGCCGCCCCCGACGAGACAACGCCGCTGATTCCCGACACCACAAAGCAGCCAGCCTCTAGTCATGCTGTCGTCGACGAAGAGAACGATGCCGTACCACCGAGTCCGTCTAAGCCGCCAGTCGAGGCGTCGATCAGCGTGGGCAGCATCATTGCCGTGCTCCTTCTAG GCGAATTCATCTCCAATGCCGACTCGACGCTCATCATGACCGCGACGGCGCGCATTTCGTCCGAGTTCAATCGTTTGCAGGGCGCTGCCTGGCTGTCCACGGGGTATACGCTCGGAGTGTGTGTTGCGCAGCCGATG TACGGCAAACTGAGCGACGTCTATGGCCGGAAACCGCTCCTGCTCTGGTCGtacttcttccttgccctggGGTGTGTGGTCTG TGGACTGGCAACAGATATGTGGGTTGTCATCTTGGGACGTGCTCTCAGTGGTATTGGGGGTGCTGGGGTGATGACCATGagctccatcatcatcaccg ACATTGTGGCTAAAAGAGAGGTCGCAAAGTGGCGGTCCTTTGTGAACGTGTCCATGACCCTCGGCCGCAGCATTGGAGGCCCCGTTGGCGGAGTCCTGACAGACACCATTGGATGGCGATG GGCGTTTCTCTTGCAAGCCCCGTTACTCGGGCTTGCTGCCATTCTTGTTATCATTCAGCTCAAGCTCACTCCACCTGCTTCATCAAACGCGCCGTCCAATGCATCCAGAATTGGCCGGATCGACTTCCGCGGTGCTTTCCTGTTGGCCACGAGCATTGCtgccatcatcctccttctcgaccaGGGCGGGAAGTCATTCGCATGGGCATCGCTGCCAACAGCAGTCCTTTCCAGCTGCGCAGCGTTGACGCTTGCACTGTTCATCTACACTGAGCTCCACGTAGCAGTCGAGCCGATattcaacatccacatcctccgccgcccaaaTGTCGCGGCCAGCTACCTGGTCAGTTCGCTCCAGGTTGCTGCACAAGTGGGAATGATGTTTACTGTGCCGCTATACTTCCAAGTGACCGCGAGAGCATCTAGTACTGTTGCGGGTGCACATCTGATTCCTGCCGTTGCTGGTAATACCATAGGTGGCCTGGCGTCTGGGATGTTTATTCGAAGAACCGGCAATTACAAGCCGGTGCTGGTTGCCGCAGGCCTTATCGCGTGTATTTCGTACGTACTGCAAGTTACTCGATGGAATGGACACACCGGGTTCTGGGAGTCTCTGTATATAGTCTTTGGGGGGGTGGGCAGTGGATctgcgtcgtcggcggcATTCGTGAGCATGACAGCTTTTCTGGAgccggaggagattgcaATGGCCACTGGAGGGTATCTTTTGCTGCTCAGCTTTTCTATTACCGCAGGGATCACGTCGAATTATACGCTGCTGGGAACGGTGTTCAGGAGACAACTACAGAGCCAGTTGCATGGGCCGGGCGCACGGAAA ATTATTCGCCGCGCGCTGTCGAGTATTGAATACATTGCGGGCCTGACAGGAACTCTGCGCGAGACGGTTGTTGGGAGCTACGTTGCCGGTTTGAAGCACGCCTACA TTTTCTCGTTTGTATGTTCTCTGCTGGCGTCGGTGACTGCCCTGACTGCGAGGAACCATCGGCTGTAG